The DNA window CGTTACCGCTGTTTCCACCCCGTCACCACCCCTTCCGATCTGCCCGTTCAGGAGCTCGCATGACCAGCGTCACCGCCACCGCCGCCACCCCGGCCGGAACCCTCGGACCGGCCCTGACCGGAGTGGTCCCGCCGGTGTGCACCCCGCTCACCCCGGATCTGGAGGTGGACGTCGCCTCGCTGCTGCGGCTCGTCGACTTCCAGATCGCCGGCGGCGTCGACGGGCTGTTCATCCTCGGCTCCTCCAGCGAGGTCGCCTTCCTGCCCGACGCCCACCGGGCCGTCGTGGTCGACACCGTGCTGCGGCACGTCGGCGGGCAGGTGCCGGTCCTGATCGGCGCCATCGACATGACCACGCTGCGGGTCCTCGACCACGCCCGGCGCGCGGCCCGCGCCGGGTGCGCCGGCATCGTGGTCACCGCGCCGTTCTACACCCGGACCCACCCGGCCGAGATCGAACGGCACCTGCGCGGCATCGCCGAGCAGTGCGAGGCCCCGCTCTACGCCTACGACCTGCCGGTCTCGGTGCACAGCAACCTCGACCACGAGATGCTGCTCCGGCTGGCCGCCGACGGGGTGCTGGCCGGGCTCAAGGAC is part of the Actinoplanes missouriensis 431 genome and encodes:
- a CDS encoding dihydrodipicolinate synthase family protein is translated as MTSVTATAATPAGTLGPALTGVVPPVCTPLTPDLEVDVASLLRLVDFQIAGGVDGLFILGSSSEVAFLPDAHRAVVVDTVLRHVGGQVPVLIGAIDMTTLRVLDHARRAARAGCAGIVVTAPFYTRTHPAEIERHLRGIAEQCEAPLYAYDLPVSVHSNLDHEMLLRLAADGVLAGLKDSTGDDAGLRDLIVARNDAGLTGFSVLTGSELTVDNALRMGADGVVPGLGNVDPHGYATLYAHARAGDWDRAASEQERLLRLMRIVRAAPAGRMGRGSSALGAFKTALHLRGVIDHPVTAPPQIPLDEAETAYVRQILVTAGLL